Genomic window (Desulfuromonas sp.):
ACGGCCAGGGCATCGGCATCACCCTGCCCAACTTCGTCAACCTGCGGGTCACCCAGTCCGAACCCTGGGTCAAGGGCGACACCGCCGCCGGCAACAACAAGCCGGCCACCGTGGAGACCGGCTACACCCTGCAGGTCCCCTCCTTCGTCGAGGAGGGGGTCCTGATCCAGATCGACACCCGCACCGGGGAGTACGTCACCCGGGTCAAGGAGTAGGCGGCCGATTTCGCCCTCTTGAGCCTCCCCCTTTTCAAAGGGGGACTTCCAATGGAAGACCATGGAACCGAACTGGGCACTCGCCCGCAAGCGGCAGAACCTTCAGAAGCGGGCCCGGATCGTTCAGACGATCCGGGCCTTTTTCGCCGAACGCGACTACCTCGAGGTGGAGACCCCCCACCGCATTCCGGGCAACGCCCCCGAGGCGCACATCGACCCCGTCCCGAGCGGATCCTGGTGCCTGCACACCTCCCCGGAACTCGCCATGAAGCGCCTCCTCGCCGCGGGCTACGAGCGCACCTTCCAGCTCTGCCGCTGCTGGCGCGAGGGCGAGCGGGGCGCCAACCACCTCCCCGAGTTCACCCTCCTCGAATGGTACCGGGCCGGGGCCGACTACACGGCCCTGATGACCGAATGCGAAGCGCTCCTCGCCGCCCTCCTCCCCGGGGGGAAAGCGACCTGGCAGGGCCACGCCATCGACCTCGCCGCCCCCTGGCAGCGACTGTCGGTCCGCGAGGCCTTCGACCGCTACGCCCCCATGCCACTGGACCGGGCTCTCGCCTCCGAGCGCTTCGAGGAGGTCCTCACCGAGTACGTCGAGCCCCGCCTGGGTCAGGGCCGGCCCACCTTCCTCTATGACTATCCCCTCGAGCTGGGCGCCCTGGCCCGAACCAAACCGGATGATCCGACCGTGGCCGAACGCTTCGAGTTGTACATCGCCGGGCTGGAGATCGCCAACGCCTTCTCCGAGCTTACCGACCAGGCCGAGCAGCGCGAGCGCTTCATGCAGGACGAGAAGAGCCGCCGCGCCGCCGGCAAGAAACCCTACCCCTTCCCCGAAAAGTTCCTCTGCGAACTGGAGGCCATGCCCGAGGCCGCCGGCATCGCCCTCGGCGTCGATCGCCTGGTAATGCTCCTGACCGGGGCCGAGGCCATCGACGAAGTGGTGGCCTTCACCCCGGAGGAGCTGTAGGGTCGCGGCCCCCGTCGTCTTCCCCCCCCTGAAAGCCCCTGAAGAGACCCTTTCACGACAAGCGAGGGGCCGGGCGGAACCCGGTTGCAACGGACAAAAAAGAGGCCGCGCCCATCATGGCGCGGCCTCTTTTCGATGCGATCTAAGTTAAGGGTTATTGCCGTCTGCGCCGAAGCATTCCGCCCCCTGCCGCGACCGCGGCCAGCAGCCACCAGCCGTCGAGAATCGGCACCCGCGCCGGCTCCGATGCTCCCGCAGCGGTTTCGCCCGGAGCACAAGCGCCGTCGTCGACCCGGTAGTTCTGGTCGTTGTCGAGGCCGTCGCAAAGCTCGGGAGCATTGGGGTAAACGGTGTTGTTGCTGTCGTCTCTGTCCTCATCGTTAAGCACATAGGTTCCGGTCTGAGGCGGCGAACAGGTCTCGATCGGCAACGCACTGTGATCCCCGTAACCGTCG
Coding sequences:
- the epmA gene encoding EF-P lysine aminoacylase EpmA — translated: MEPNWALARKRQNLQKRARIVQTIRAFFAERDYLEVETPHRIPGNAPEAHIDPVPSGSWCLHTSPELAMKRLLAAGYERTFQLCRCWREGERGANHLPEFTLLEWYRAGADYTALMTECEALLAALLPGGKATWQGHAIDLAAPWQRLSVREAFDRYAPMPLDRALASERFEEVLTEYVEPRLGQGRPTFLYDYPLELGALARTKPDDPTVAERFELYIAGLEIANAFSELTDQAEQRERFMQDEKSRRAAGKKPYPFPEKFLCELEAMPEAAGIALGVDRLVMLLTGAEAIDEVVAFTPEEL